A genome region from Gloeomargarita sp. SRBZ-1_bins_9 includes the following:
- a CDS encoding NifU family protein: protein MTTLQKIQRIQAVLAELRPLLQQDGGDVELVDLEGDCVWVQLQGACGDCPSRLVTVKDLIQVRLQRVLGPAVVVEALA, encoded by the coding sequence TTGACCACCCTGCAAAAAATCCAGCGGATTCAGGCGGTACTGGCGGAGCTGCGCCCCCTGCTCCAGCAAGACGGCGGCGATGTGGAACTGGTGGACCTGGAGGGGGACTGCGTCTGGGTGCAACTCCAAGGGGCCTGCGGTGATTGCCCCAGCCGCCTGGTCACCGTGAAAGACCTGATCCAAGTCCGCCTGCAACGGGTCCTAGGTCCAGCGGTGGTTGTCGAAGCTCTGGCGTAA
- the nifH gene encoding nitrogenase iron protein, with amino-acid sequence MRQIAFYGKGGIGKSTTCQNVMAALAELGQRIMIVGCDPKADATRLILHSKAQKTILHLAAERGSVEDLELEEVMLTGYRGIRCVESGGPEPGVGCAGRGIITAINFLEENGAYEDLDFVAYDVLGDVVCGGFAMPIREGKAQEIYIVVSGEMMAMYAANNIARGILKYAHSGGVRLGGLICNSRKVDREVDLIENLARRLNTQMIHFIPRDNVVQHAELRRMTVNEYAPDSKQAEEYRILARKILHNTHLTIPTPLAMEDLEALLVEYGILDDEQAYERAVAADQAKQLTQV; translated from the coding sequence ATGAGACAGATTGCTTTCTACGGCAAAGGTGGCATTGGCAAATCCACCACCTGCCAAAACGTGATGGCCGCTCTGGCCGAACTGGGACAGCGAATCATGATCGTCGGTTGCGACCCCAAAGCTGACGCTACCCGCTTAATCCTACACAGCAAAGCCCAAAAAACCATTCTACACCTGGCGGCGGAGCGGGGGTCAGTTGAGGACCTGGAGTTGGAGGAAGTGATGCTCACCGGTTACCGGGGCATTCGCTGCGTGGAATCGGGGGGTCCGGAGCCGGGGGTAGGCTGCGCCGGGCGCGGCATTATCACGGCCATTAACTTCCTGGAGGAAAACGGGGCCTACGAAGACTTGGACTTTGTGGCCTATGACGTGTTGGGGGACGTGGTCTGTGGTGGGTTTGCCATGCCCATCCGCGAAGGAAAAGCCCAGGAAATCTACATTGTGGTTTCCGGGGAAATGATGGCCATGTACGCCGCTAACAACATCGCCCGGGGGATTCTCAAATACGCCCATTCCGGCGGTGTGCGTTTGGGGGGTCTCATTTGCAACAGCCGCAAGGTGGACCGGGAGGTGGACCTGATCGAAAACCTGGCCCGCCGGCTCAATACCCAGATGATTCACTTCATTCCCCGGGACAATGTGGTGCAACACGCGGAATTGCGCCGCATGACGGTGAATGAATACGCCCCCGACAGTAAGCAGGCCGAAGAATACCGCATCTTGGCCCGGAAGATTCTCCACAACACCCACCTGACCATCCCCACGCCCCTGGCGATGGAGGACCTGGAGGCCCTGTTAGTGGAATACGGCATCCTGGACGACGAGCAGGCCTACGAGCGGGCTGTGGCGGCGGACCAGGCTAAGCAATTGACCCAGGTTTGA